Within Amycolatopsis sp. FDAARGOS 1241, the genomic segment GTTCGACGCCGAGCACCGGGTGCTCACGGTCGCCGAGATCGCGCGGAAGGCGGGCCTGCCGGTGCCGACGGTGCACCGGCTCGTGGCGCAGCTGCTCGACGTCGGGTTCCTGGAACGTGAGCAGCGGCACCGCGTCCGGATCGGTCTGCACCTGTGGGAGCTGGCGTCGCTGGGCGCGCGGGCACTGGATCTGCGGGAAGCCGCGATGCCGTACCTGGAGGACGTGCACGTCGCGACGCGGCAGCACACGCAGCTGAGCGTGCTGGAAGGCAAGGACGTGCTCGTCGTCGAGTGGCTGAAGGCGCGCAAGGTCCTCAAGCAGCTGATCCTGCACGCCGGGCGCCGTGTGCCGGCGCACGTGGTGGCGGGCGGTGCGGTGCTGCTGGCGCACGCGGGCAAGGAACTGCAGGACGAGGTCCTCGCGGGACCGCTCGCGCGCTTCAACGACAAAACGCCCACGGAGCCGGAGGAATTGCGGCGGTTGTGGGCGTACGCGAAGAAGCACGGCTACGTCGTCTGCGACGGGTTCGTGAGCCCCAACGCGGTGAGCGTCGCGGTGCCTGTCACCGGGCGGGAGGGTGAGGTCGTGGCCGCGATCGGGGTCGTGGTGCCGGCCGACGACGCGCAGCCGATGGCGCTCGTGCCCGTCCTCCTCGCAGCGGCGCACGGGATCGGGCGCGCGTTGCGGTCGACCGTGGCCGAACCGCCGACGCGGATGTGGCCCTTCCGTCCTCCTGTGTGAGCCCGGATTCCAATCATTGGAGTCTCCGTAGAGCGGGCCGGGCGCTTCCGTGGATGGTGATCACACCGCCACCACGAACGAGGAGCAACCATGGACGTCGGCACCGCGTACGGACGCAAGCCCGGCCAGTCGCTGCTGGAGCTGACCCAAGTCGGGCCCGGCACGCCCTACGGCGAGGTCCTGCGCCGCTACTGGCAGCCCGTCGCGTTGTCGACCGACGCCACCACGACCCCGAAGCGCCTGCGGATCCTCGGTGAGGACCTCGTCCTGTTCCGCACCCGCCGCGGCGCGGCCGGGCTGCTCGCGCCCGACTGCGCCCACCGCGGCGCGTCGCTGTTCTACGGCGGTGTGGAGGACGACGGCATCCGCTGCTGTTACCACGGCTGGGTCTTCGACACCGAGGGCCGCTGCCTCGAGCAGCCGTGCGAGCCGGAGCTGGGCCGCCACCGCGACCGCGTGCGCCAGCCGTGGTACCCGGTTCGCGAGTACCACGGTCTGGTCTTCGCCTACCTCGGCCCGCCGGACCGCAAGCCCGCGTTCCCCGTCTACGACGTGCTGGAGAACCTTGGCGAGGGCGAAGCCGTGTACGCCGACGACAAGAGCTTCGGCGCCGGCGGCCCCGCGGAGGTGGACTTCAACTGGCTGCAGCACTGGGAAAACGTGATGGACCAGTTCCACATCCCGATCCTGCACGCGCGGTTCTCGGGCAACCAGTTCATCCCGGAGATGGCCGTGCTGCCCGAGTGCACGTTCTCCTACACCGAGCAAGGCGTCCGCGTGACGGCGATGCGCGACTTCTCAGATGGCCGCGTGCTCACGCGCCTGACCGACGTCGTGTTCCCCAACATCCGCCTGATCCCCGGCCCGCGGCTGACCGTGGTGGGGCCGACGCCGATCGTCGGCTGGGCGGTGCCGTTCGACGACACCCACTTCAAGGTGTTCACCCTGTTCCGCGCCACGAACCCCGACTACCTGGCGACCGAGAGCCTGAAGCTCGGCGACGGCAAGAACTGGCACGAGCTCACCGAAGAGGAGCACCAGCGCTACCCGAGCGACTACGAGGCGCAGAAATCGCAGGGGCCGACCGCCGTGCACTCGCGCGAGTTCCTGACCACGACCGACCAGGGCGTCGCGATGCTGCGGCGCATGATGGCCAAGCAGATCAAGGCGGTCGCCGACGGCGGTGACCCGGTGGGCGTCGTGCGCGAGGGCGAGACCACGACGTACCACGTGCTGGCGGGCAGCTACTTCGACGGCGTGCCGGCGGCTTCGCGGTGACCGACCTGCGGGTGGTGAGCCTGACGTGGGAGGC encodes:
- a CDS encoding IclR family transcriptional regulator; translated protein: MARWTTGESVLARGARVLEAFDAEHRVLTVAEIARKAGLPVPTVHRLVAQLLDVGFLEREQRHRVRIGLHLWELASLGARALDLREAAMPYLEDVHVATRQHTQLSVLEGKDVLVVEWLKARKVLKQLILHAGRRVPAHVVAGGAVLLAHAGKELQDEVLAGPLARFNDKTPTEPEELRRLWAYAKKHGYVVCDGFVSPNAVSVAVPVTGREGEVVAAIGVVVPADDAQPMALVPVLLAAAHGIGRALRSTVAEPPTRMWPFRPPV
- a CDS encoding Rieske 2Fe-2S domain-containing protein; amino-acid sequence: MDVGTAYGRKPGQSLLELTQVGPGTPYGEVLRRYWQPVALSTDATTTPKRLRILGEDLVLFRTRRGAAGLLAPDCAHRGASLFYGGVEDDGIRCCYHGWVFDTEGRCLEQPCEPELGRHRDRVRQPWYPVREYHGLVFAYLGPPDRKPAFPVYDVLENLGEGEAVYADDKSFGAGGPAEVDFNWLQHWENVMDQFHIPILHARFSGNQFIPEMAVLPECTFSYTEQGVRVTAMRDFSDGRVLTRLTDVVFPNIRLIPGPRLTVVGPTPIVGWAVPFDDTHFKVFTLFRATNPDYLATESLKLGDGKNWHELTEEEHQRYPSDYEAQKSQGPTAVHSREFLTTTDQGVAMLRRMMAKQIKAVADGGDPVGVVREGETTTYHVLAGSYFDGVPAASR